From Vitis vinifera cultivar Pinot Noir 40024 chromosome 5, ASM3070453v1, the proteins below share one genomic window:
- the LOC100266533 gene encoding pentatricopeptide repeat-containing protein At4g02750: MNPPILHIIHNCKTLKSLKSIHARLLIESSVASSEFVINKLLRLYSRFGATDYAHKVFDEITQPNAYLWTSLIHGYVENRQYDEAFSLFIQMRREPISVLNFTISSVLKALARLTRFKGGQAVYGFVLKYGFAFDLIVQNSVLDLFMRCRKVDTARQAFDEMCEKDIVSWNMMISGYGNNDRVDIARKFFDRMPERNVVSWTSMICGYVKAGDMAEAQVLFDSMPVKDLASWNVMVSGYMDIGDCVNARIIFGKMPIHDTGSWNIMISGFCKAGELESAKDFFDRMPNKNVISWGIMLDGYIKNGDTNGARCLFDQMPMKNLVTWSTMIGGYARNGQPLKALELFERFKEQDIKPDETFILGIISACSQLGIIDAAESIIHNYVGPSLLSDLRVFTSLIDMYAKCGSIEKALQMFEMAHPKDLLCYSTMIAALANHGLGRDAIFLFDKMQRANIKPDSVTFLGVLTACNHGGLVDEGRKYFKQMTEEFGIQPSEKHYACVVDLLGRVGCLEEAYNLIRNMPIAPHSVVWGALLAACRVHCNVQLAEVAAAELFKIEPDNSGNYILLSNIYAAAGRWGSVAKVRAKIREHRVRKNRGSSWIELSHVVHEFVMGDMSHTDSDSISLILYLLCEDMKLSGYLIDS; this comes from the coding sequence ATGAATCCTCCTATTttgcatatcatccacaactgcAAAACTCTCAAATCCTTGAAATCCATCCATGCCCGTCTTTTGATCGAAAGCTCAGTTGCTTCCTCGGAGTTTGTTATCAACAAACTTCTCCGTCTCTACTCACGCTTTGGAGCCACTGACTACGCCCATAAGGTTTTTGATGAAATTACTCAGCCAAATGCTTATCTATGGACATCCTTGATTCATGGGTATGTTGAAAATCGTCAATATGATGAAGCTTTTTCTCTGTTTATCCAAATGCGGAGGGAACCCATCTCAGTTTTGAATTTCACTATTTCTTCTGTGCTCAAGGCTCTTGCCCGGCTTACAAGATTCAAAGGTGGGCAAGCTGTTTATGGGTTTGTCTTGAAATATGGATTTGCTTTTGATTTGATTGTGCAGAATTCAGTGCTTGATCTGTTCATGAGATGCAGGAAAGTGGATACTGCAAGGCAGGCATTCGATGAGATGTGCGAGAAGGATATTGTGTCTTGGAATATGATGATTTCTGGTTATGGGAATAATGACAGAGTTGATATTGCGCGCAAGTTTTTTGATAGAATGCCAGAGAGGAATGTGGTTTCATGGACTAGCATGATTTGTGGATATGTTAAGGCTGGTGACATGGCAGAGGCACAGGTTCTTTTTGATTCAATGCCTGTCAAAGACTTGGCATCATGGAATGTGATGGTTTCTGGGTACATGGATATTGGTGATTGTGTGAATGCTAGGATAATTTTTGGGAAAATGCCCATTCATGATACTGGGAGTTGGAATATAATGATTTCAGGATTCTGTAAAGCAGGGGAATTAGAATCTGCAAAAGACTTTTTTGATAGAATGccaaataaaaatgttatatctTGGGGTATTATGCTAGATGGATACATTAAAAACGGAGATACTAATGGTGCAAGATGTTTATTTGATCAGATGCCCATGAAGAATCTCGTCACTTGGTCTACCATGATTGGAGGTTATGCTAGAAATGGACAGCCTCTTAAGGCTTTGGAATTGTTTGAACGGTTCAAGGAGCAGGACATCAAGCCAGATGAGACTTTTATTTTGGGAATCATCTCAGCTTGCTCGCAGTTGGGGATTATAGATGCAGCTGAATCGATTATTCACAACTATGTGGGGCCCTCACTTCTTTCTGATCTGAGAGTTTTCACTAGTTTGATAGACATGTATGCAAAATGTGGCAGCATTGAAAAGGCTCTGCAAATGTTTGAAATGGCTCACCCAAAAGACTTACTATGCTATAGCACAATGATTGCAGCCTTGGCAAATCATGGATTGGGCCGTGATGCTATTTTCTTGTTTGATAAAATGCAAAGGGCAAATATAAAACCTGATAGTGTGACTTTTCTTGGAGTTCTGACTGCTTGTAATCATGGAGGCCTTGTTGATGAAGGCAGGAAGTACTTTAAACAAATGACTGAAGAATTTGGAATTCAACCCTCAGAAAAGCATTATGCATGTGTGGTTGATCTTCTGGGTCGTGTTGGATGCCTTGAGGAGGCATATAACCTTATACGTAATATGCCAATAGCACCACATTCGGTTGTATGGGGTGCTTTGCTTGCAGCTTGTAGGGTCCACTGCAATGTTCAGCTGGCTGAAGTTGCAGCAGCTGAGTTATTCAAGATTGAACCAGATAACTCTGGTAATTATATTCTTTTATCCAATATTTATGCTGCTGCTGGAAGATGGGGCAGTGTTGCTAAAGTGAGAGCAAAGATTAGGGAGCATCGGGTGAGAAAGAATAGAGGCTCAAGCTGGATTGAGTTGAGCCATGTAGTTCATGAGTTTGTTATGGGAGATATGTCACATACAGATTCAGATAGCATATCGTTGATCTTGTATTTACTCTGTGAAGATATGAAACTTTCAGGATATTTAATTGACTCCTGA
- the LOC100259648 gene encoding auxin-induced protein 22D gives MEGAVAYESDLNLKATELRLGLPGRDEAEKEALSGVRNNKRASPDTSDECGSKGSSNGDRENAPATKAQVVGWPPIRSFRKNSFQPKKTEAEAAGMFVKVSMDGAPYLRKIDLKVYKGYPELLQALQNMFKFTIGDYSEREGYKGSEYVPTYEDKDGDWMLVGDVPWDMFMSSCKRLRIMKGSDARGLGCGA, from the exons ATGGAAGGTGCTGTGGCATATGAGAGCGATCTGAACTTGAAGGCAACCGAGCTTAGACTGGGGTTGCCGGGAAGGGATGAGGCTGAGAAAGAAGCACTTTCTGGTGTTAGAAACAACAAGAGAGCGTCGCCTGACACAAGTGATGAGTGTGGATCCAAGGGAAGTTCTAATGGTGATCGTGAAAATGCTCCTGCCACGAA GGCACAAGTTGTAGGGTGGCCACCAATCCGATCCTTTCGGAAAAATAGCTTCCAACCGAAGAAGACTGAGGCGGAGGCTGCTGGAATGTTCGTGAAAGTAAGCATGGATGGAGCTCCTTACCTCAGAAAGATTGATCTGAAGGTTTACAAAGGCTATCCGGAGCTCCTTCAGGCTCTACAGAATATGTTCAAATTCACCATAG GTGATTATTCAGAGAGAGAGGGCTACAAGGGATCAGAATATGTACCCACTTATGAAGACAAAGACGGTGACTGGATGCTGGTTGGCGATGTTCCATGGGA CATGTTCATGTCATCCTGCAAAAGACTGAGAATCATGAAAGGATCAGACGCTAGAGGCTTGGGTTGTGGTGCATAA